One Candidatus Saccharimonadia bacterium genomic region harbors:
- a CDS encoding transposase, giving the protein MPKAAPRKIERYGDRFKATAVKLSSLPGVRVKDVAAALDIHPFMLSLWRKQVRERVIVARASKLDVETTAELRRLRELERRYKVLKEEHELLKKAIRFASDRKRRSSPSSK; this is encoded by the coding sequence GTGCCCAAAGCAGCACCGAGGAAGATCGAGAGATACGGAGATCGATTCAAGGCAACTGCGGTGAAATTGAGCAGCTTGCCTGGAGTGCGGGTGAAGGATGTTGCGGCAGCATTGGACATTCATCCGTTCATGCTCTCGTTGTGGCGAAAGCAGGTTCGAGAAAGGGTGATCGTGGCGAGGGCATCCAAGCTGGATGTGGAGACCACGGCGGAGCTGAGAAGGCTGAGGGAGCTCGAGCGGCGCTACAAGGTGCTCAAGGAGGAGCACGAGCTGCTAAAAAAAGCCATCCGGTTTGCTTCCGATCGAAAGCGGAGATCTTCGCCTTCATCGAAGTAA